A part of Paenibacillus sp. sptzw28 genomic DNA contains:
- a CDS encoding DUF2269 family protein produces MIFKFIHVLGAILFLGNVITAAFWKVRADYGRDFRVLHQAAKNVLLADYVFTGPGIVILAVFGHLAALRLGYPIWTTGWLSHSYILFILSGVIWLAVLIPAQVKMVRYSKVAMETGVMPAENKRWTMLWNVFGIMNTVIPLVIVYLMVVKP; encoded by the coding sequence ATGATATTCAAGTTTATTCACGTGCTGGGAGCGATATTGTTTCTCGGCAACGTAATAACGGCGGCTTTCTGGAAAGTAAGAGCAGATTATGGCCGAGATTTCCGGGTACTGCACCAGGCAGCCAAGAATGTGCTGCTTGCCGATTATGTGTTTACAGGGCCGGGAATCGTCATTCTTGCTGTATTCGGCCATCTTGCCGCGCTGAGACTTGGATATCCGATCTGGACTACCGGTTGGCTGTCTCACTCCTACATCCTCTTCATATTATCAGGCGTTATTTGGCTGGCGGTTCTCATTCCAGCCCAAGTCAAGATGGTCCGTTACTCGAAGGTCGCCATGGAAACCGGAGTGATGCCTGCCGAGAATAAACGATGGACGATGCTGTGGAATGTATTCGGCATAATGAATACCGTAATACCTCTTGTCATTGTTTACCTGATGGTCGTCAAGCCTTAA
- a CDS encoding DoxX family protein → MIPFYVLVAVTAILYGAGLAGVPYFDQWQHALTGGLTGMFLLTASAHWGNKRENLIRMVPPSYSNPGLLVTITGILEIAGVIGLWIPMLAPYAGTGLAVMLLAMFPANIHAAKVKGMIGGRSVTPLPQRTALQIVFIAAVLLAGWL, encoded by the coding sequence TTGATACCTTTCTATGTTTTAGTCGCGGTTACGGCGATTTTGTACGGTGCAGGTCTCGCAGGAGTTCCCTACTTTGATCAATGGCAGCATGCGCTGACTGGAGGGCTTACTGGGATGTTTCTGCTTACGGCTTCGGCACACTGGGGCAATAAACGGGAGAATCTGATCCGTATGGTGCCGCCTTCTTATTCTAATCCCGGTCTGCTTGTAACAATTACCGGAATACTTGAAATTGCAGGTGTAATCGGTCTGTGGATACCGATGCTGGCGCCATATGCCGGCACAGGACTTGCGGTTATGCTGCTCGCGATGTTCCCTGCCAATATTCACGCGGCAAAGGTCAAAGGGATGATCGGGGGCCGAAGCGTTACACCGCTGCCTCAGCGGACTGCGCTGCAGATTGTTTTTATAGCGGCTGTGCTGCTTGCCGGCTGGTTGTAA
- a CDS encoding IS3 family transposase, translated as MKNRQSIKGLCQYLGISRSGYYSYLKRSNHDPSEDLKRQITAIFERRNKTVGYRRVQDELYRQHGLVVNHKKVLRLMQELGIQAVIRRKYVHRTSQQAAVEDGRIAENLLQRNFKADAPNLKWVTDVTQYRVLDERIYLSAIKDLWNNEIIAYHISRNNDNPLVLETFKKAFNKHKDVTGLIIHSDQGSHYTSHAYHDMLPQVGAQISMSRRGNCYDNASIESFFSHLKVEALYPYDIRSIDEAQRRMEEFIQFYNEDRAQRKLNKLTPVEYRRQLVA; from the coding sequence ATGAAGAACAGACAAAGCATAAAAGGATTATGCCAATACCTTGGTATCAGTCGTAGTGGATACTACAGCTATCTGAAAAGAAGCAACCATGATCCTAGCGAAGATCTGAAACGTCAAATTACAGCTATATTTGAACGCCGTAACAAGACTGTGGGCTACCGGCGCGTACAGGATGAGTTGTATCGCCAGCATGGCCTCGTGGTTAATCACAAGAAGGTACTTCGTTTAATGCAGGAGCTGGGCATTCAGGCTGTTATCCGTCGCAAATATGTTCACCGAACAAGTCAGCAAGCAGCGGTAGAGGATGGCCGGATCGCAGAAAATCTACTGCAACGAAATTTTAAGGCAGACGCTCCCAATCTAAAATGGGTAACCGACGTAACTCAGTATCGGGTATTGGATGAAAGAATCTATCTGTCAGCCATTAAGGATCTCTGGAATAACGAAATCATTGCCTACCACATAAGTAGGAACAACGACAACCCACTTGTTTTAGAGACTTTTAAGAAGGCGTTCAACAAACATAAAGACGTGACTGGATTGATCATTCACAGTGACCAAGGAAGCCATTACACGTCTCATGCTTACCACGACATGCTGCCACAGGTTGGAGCCCAAATCAGCATGTCACGCCGAGGCAATTGTTATGACAACGCCTCGATAGAAAGCTTCTTCTCTCATCTTAAAGTCGAAGCACTCTATCCCTATGATATACGATCTATCGATGAGGCACAAAGGCGAATGGAGGAATTCATCCAATTTTACAATGAAGATCGCGCTCAACGAAAACTAAACAAGCTGACACCGGTTGAATACCGGCGCCAGCTTGTTGCATAG
- a CDS encoding helix-turn-helix domain-containing protein, with product MIFLGGVFFMALKGQKFKHYPESLKMEAIRLHTVEGWSQRSIAIHLGVQDKDRIKIWVRKYREVGDTAFKDGRGDPKRTETEQERELRRLQLEVDVLKKWLQILNQEVHTVSTSLSTK from the coding sequence ATGATATTTCTAGGGGGTGTATTTTTTATGGCGCTAAAGGGACAAAAATTTAAGCATTATCCTGAGTCACTTAAGATGGAGGCAATTCGTCTTCACACGGTGGAGGGCTGGAGTCAGAGGTCCATTGCTATTCATTTGGGAGTTCAGGATAAAGATCGAATTAAGATATGGGTGAGGAAGTATCGGGAAGTTGGAGACACCGCATTTAAGGATGGTCGGGGAGATCCGAAACGAACGGAGACCGAACAAGAACGCGAACTCCGTCGGTTGCAATTGGAGGTAGACGTACTAAAAAAGTGGTTACAAATCTTGAATCAGGAGGTGCACACTGTAAGCACATCGTTGTCGACCAAATGA
- a CDS encoding MoxR family ATPase: protein MSLQSIHRLADRIRTNVGSVIVGKEDIIDKMLIAIIASGHVLLEDVPGTGKTLLAKALAKSIDCSFKRIQFTPDLLPSDLSGIHFYNQKLSEFEFRPGPLFTNIVLADEINRATPRTQSSLLECMEERQVSIDGTTHRLGRPFLVVATQNPIEQHGTFPLPEAQLDRFLFKVKMGYPTAAEGLDIMKRFMSDNPLDELKPVASAAEIEEAQLAYPAVLVSEDMLQYMLAIVEATRSHPDAALGVSPRGSQALLRACQVYAALQGRDYVLPDDVKAMAVPVLAHRIALRSAQRLRPDAAEGVLDSIMRTVAVPSDAPLMTRS from the coding sequence ATGAGCTTACAGTCGATTCACCGATTGGCCGACCGTATTCGTACAAACGTAGGAAGTGTAATAGTAGGAAAAGAAGATATCATCGATAAAATGCTCATCGCCATCATTGCATCGGGGCACGTTCTGCTTGAAGACGTACCCGGGACAGGCAAGACGCTGCTTGCGAAAGCGCTTGCTAAATCTATCGACTGCTCGTTTAAACGGATTCAATTTACGCCGGATCTGCTGCCGTCCGATTTGAGCGGCATTCATTTCTATAACCAGAAGCTGTCGGAGTTCGAATTCCGGCCGGGACCGCTGTTCACGAACATCGTACTGGCCGATGAAATTAACCGAGCAACGCCGAGAACGCAATCCAGTCTCCTCGAATGTATGGAGGAGAGGCAGGTGAGCATTGATGGAACGACCCATCGTCTTGGGCGGCCTTTTCTCGTTGTCGCTACGCAAAATCCGATCGAACAGCATGGCACCTTTCCGCTGCCCGAAGCGCAGCTCGACCGCTTCCTGTTTAAGGTGAAGATGGGTTATCCGACGGCGGCGGAAGGGCTCGATATCATGAAGCGCTTTATGTCGGACAACCCGCTCGACGAGCTGAAGCCGGTCGCAAGCGCAGCAGAGATTGAGGAGGCTCAGCTCGCTTATCCGGCTGTTCTTGTTAGCGAGGACATGCTTCAATACATGCTGGCGATTGTGGAAGCCACGCGTTCCCATCCGGATGCGGCGCTCGGCGTAAGCCCGCGCGGCAGTCAGGCGCTTCTGCGTGCCTGCCAGGTATACGCGGCTTTGCAAGGCCGCGACTACGTGCTCCCAGACGACGTCAAAGCGATGGCCGTGCCCGTGCTTGCCCACCGCATAGCGCTGCGGAGCGCGCAGCGGCTGCGGCCGGATGCGGCGGAAGGCGTCTTGGATTCCATCATGCGGACAGTAGCGGTTCCGTCCGACGCGCCGCTTATGACCAGGTCTTAA
- a CDS encoding DUF58 domain-containing protein, which yields MGIHWFILSAAAVIIIQGWVFRRFGLKRLAYARTFSVSRCFEGDRIEMIERLTNRKALPVPWLRVESMLHTGLKFENVFNFDVSNGQFYQNHKSLFSLLGFKQLTRRHAVQCVQRGCYRLTGASLTYGDLFGLFRSWETVPLQEELIVYPQPADRSQLQLPSRSWQGDITVRRWIVEDPFYVTGVRNYQAGDSLKSINWNATARAGKLQVHRRDFTADFRIIVLLNVEDHAGMWQVVNNTELIEQGIRLAAGFVQFAAEQGLETGFASNGHDLDTPGVPVITTMSSGSDHMLYLFERMAKLVISSATPFDLLLAQLADQLDDSCDIVIVSAFMNEKMELAVDRLRSDGHGVEWMPLSARAGDAA from the coding sequence ATGGGGATTCATTGGTTTATATTAAGCGCCGCGGCCGTTATAATCATTCAGGGCTGGGTCTTTCGCCGCTTCGGCTTGAAGCGTCTGGCTTATGCTCGAACCTTCAGCGTTTCACGCTGCTTCGAGGGCGACAGGATCGAAATGATCGAGCGGCTGACTAACCGTAAAGCTCTTCCAGTGCCATGGCTCCGTGTGGAATCGATGCTTCATACGGGACTGAAATTCGAGAATGTATTTAACTTTGACGTCAGCAACGGCCAGTTCTATCAGAATCATAAAAGCTTGTTCAGTTTACTCGGTTTCAAGCAGCTCACGCGCAGACACGCCGTTCAATGCGTCCAAAGAGGCTGCTACCGGTTGACGGGCGCATCGCTTACGTATGGCGATTTGTTCGGCTTGTTCAGGTCGTGGGAGACGGTGCCGCTGCAGGAAGAGCTTATCGTCTACCCGCAGCCGGCAGACCGTTCGCAGCTTCAGCTGCCTTCCCGCAGCTGGCAGGGCGATATCACGGTCCGCAGGTGGATCGTGGAAGATCCGTTCTATGTGACAGGCGTCCGCAATTATCAGGCGGGAGATTCGCTTAAGTCCATTAACTGGAACGCGACGGCGCGGGCCGGTAAGCTGCAGGTCCATAGACGCGATTTTACGGCGGATTTCCGAATTATCGTACTGCTGAACGTTGAGGATCATGCCGGGATGTGGCAGGTGGTGAACAATACGGAACTCATCGAGCAGGGTATCCGTCTGGCGGCAGGGTTCGTGCAGTTTGCGGCAGAACAGGGGCTTGAAACCGGTTTTGCGTCAAACGGCCATGACCTTGATACGCCCGGCGTACCGGTCATCACCACGATGAGCAGCGGCAGCGATCATATGCTGTATCTTTTTGAGCGCATGGCCAAGCTGGTTATATCGAGCGCGACTCCGTTTGACCTGCTGCTGGCTCAGCTTGCCGATCAGCTTGATGACAGCTGTGACATCGTCATCGTATCGGCGTTTATGAATGAGAAAATGGAGCTTGCGGTCGACAGACTCCGCAGCGATGGACACGGAGTGGAATGGATGCCGTTATCGGCAAGGGCAGGTGATGCGGCTTGA
- a CDS encoding DUF4129 domain-containing protein — protein MKQQLRDSLLALRRGFIELILFVPIAWVFQAFMLPPGTEWLWIALLPIGYPAGFMINRLFSFRHSFMILLISAVIAFCYSLLLFGATKEGALSLIAASLTLYRGGKMAVTPWHNRLLPRHYTAGLLVYFGVSVVCSLAEPFKPFKPLMIGLGLVALFLTLFAANRDNVNNESLSNDDKPMIEPTVRKHNLYLVSTVAVITLLIVFSYQLQAALGALWHTFSSILNKWLSSGGEKAAVPPPQTEPPAQPPGLPSGEGKSMPLWLDILLYGIAIAVLGAVLWLVLRQLRHLPEWLRQLREKLAQLFGREKGEQNQGYVDVVESIRKPGLLGGLRLSRTKEPRSRWKDLQDNESRIRYLYRQWLARRVKAGYAFKPHLTPIETGADAGTQASDSPSAETLIHQYNSVRYGKKKITDETIRRFLERAEK, from the coding sequence TTGAAACAGCAGCTGCGGGATAGTTTGCTGGCACTACGGCGAGGATTCATTGAGCTTATATTGTTTGTGCCGATTGCGTGGGTCTTTCAAGCCTTCATGCTGCCTCCCGGTACGGAATGGCTGTGGATTGCTCTGCTGCCGATCGGATACCCGGCAGGATTTATGATCAACCGCTTGTTTTCATTCCGCCATTCATTCATGATCCTTCTCATTAGTGCTGTAATCGCCTTTTGTTACAGTTTGCTGCTGTTTGGTGCAACGAAGGAAGGTGCACTCAGTCTGATTGCCGCATCGCTTACATTGTATCGCGGAGGCAAGATGGCAGTAACTCCTTGGCATAATAGGCTGCTTCCCCGCCATTATACGGCCGGCCTGCTTGTTTATTTCGGCGTATCGGTTGTGTGCAGTCTGGCTGAACCGTTCAAACCGTTTAAGCCGCTGATGATTGGTCTCGGCCTTGTCGCACTGTTTCTGACGCTATTCGCCGCCAATCGAGACAATGTTAATAACGAATCGTTATCAAATGACGATAAGCCGATGATCGAGCCGACGGTGAGGAAACACAATCTGTATCTTGTATCCACTGTAGCTGTTATAACCCTGCTAATCGTATTTAGTTACCAGCTGCAGGCTGCATTAGGAGCGTTATGGCATACTTTCTCCAGCATATTGAACAAGTGGTTGTCCAGCGGAGGAGAGAAAGCGGCGGTGCCGCCTCCCCAAACCGAACCTCCAGCCCAGCCGCCGGGGTTGCCAAGTGGTGAGGGCAAATCCATGCCGCTTTGGCTTGATATTCTGCTGTACGGCATAGCGATTGCGGTACTCGGGGCTGTATTATGGCTGGTCCTGCGGCAGCTGCGCCATCTTCCGGAATGGCTCCGACAGCTCCGTGAGAAGCTCGCTCAATTATTTGGAAGGGAAAAGGGCGAGCAGAATCAGGGGTATGTTGATGTAGTGGAGAGCATTAGGAAGCCGGGCTTACTCGGCGGACTACGGCTGAGCAGAACAAAGGAACCGCGAAGCCGTTGGAAGGATTTGCAGGATAACGAATCGCGAATTCGTTACCTTTACAGGCAGTGGCTTGCCAGGCGGGTAAAGGCCGGTTATGCGTTCAAGCCTCATTTGACCCCAATCGAAACCGGGGCGGACGCGGGCACGCAGGCGAGCGACTCCCCTTCGGCGGAAACACTTATCCACCAGTATAATAGCGTTAGATACGGCAAAAAAAAGATCACAGACGAGACTATTCGGCGATTTCTCGAACGCGCAGAAAAATGA
- a CDS encoding metal-dependent hydrolase, whose translation MKGKTHLVIGAAIGAAAAAYYPFTFKNAALYITISAFSALSADLDGSSMLSSKLSGVSRLLRELVLWAGILLAAGVIYLYAAQDRLYPEYTIIAVIVFLLGFVAKSGIIRNALVSAIGCGLIYAGWIYKMNWLMGFGLFVAWVPWLNHRGMTHTLWAAALWSAIGWGLEEQLHIKGIATVSAAGYLSHLIADTLTPSGVKWLYPLTKKSFKLPL comes from the coding sequence ATGAAAGGGAAAACACACCTGGTTATCGGCGCAGCGATCGGAGCTGCAGCCGCCGCATACTATCCGTTTACCTTCAAAAATGCAGCCTTATATATTACGATATCGGCTTTCTCGGCTTTGAGTGCCGACCTTGACGGATCAAGCATGCTGAGCAGCAAGCTTAGCGGCGTTTCCAGGCTGCTTCGCGAGCTTGTCCTCTGGGCGGGGATACTGCTGGCCGCAGGGGTCATTTATTTGTACGCTGCACAGGACAGGTTATATCCCGAATATACGATCATTGCGGTTATCGTCTTTCTGCTCGGATTCGTCGCCAAGTCAGGCATAATCCGCAATGCGCTGGTGAGCGCAATCGGCTGCGGTCTTATTTATGCGGGATGGATATATAAGATGAATTGGTTGATGGGCTTCGGCCTTTTCGTCGCATGGGTTCCCTGGCTCAATCACCGGGGAATGACACATACCTTATGGGCGGCGGCGCTATGGAGCGCCATCGGTTGGGGACTCGAAGAGCAGCTTCATATTAAAGGAATAGCGACCGTCTCGGCAGCCGGTTACCTTTCTCACCTGATTGCGGACACCTTAACGCCAAGCGGGGTTAAGTGGTTGTATCCGCTCACGAAGAAATCCTTCAAGCTTCCTCTTTGA
- a CDS encoding ATP-dependent DNA helicase: MDRYPFTFNAAEPFIEQAGAWIADVFYDILPEYGFEVRDEQIYMAFQLERAFAEKRTIFAEAGVGTGKTLVYLLYAVCYARYMRKPVIIACADESLIEQLVKPEGDIAKLAEHLGLIIDARLGKSPDQYVCLTKLDEARLDEDDGMLFEELNRSLPAFVHSHAALQTFHPYGDRKQYSDLNDKQWNKINWDAFQDCFVCDKRHRCGQTLSRDHYRKSGDIIICSHDYYMEHVWTYEGRKREGQLPLLPEHCAVVFDEGHLLESASQKALSYKLKHAVFEQLIIRLLQGEIRESLAVLIDEAIVRSEIMFAALESQSREIPGSERKQILLSDSLLADVRRFREVVSAIEEELVFESELYTLNHYQLRIVEEHLEMMQKALSLFQHSKTLICWLTESGDGPTLSIMPTEVKEVLKEHVFAARIPIIFSSATLSVEGSFQYVTHSLGIDDYLSFSVDSPYEYKLQMKVVAPDWSEGGTFTEKMNAAVRLLHRTGGRALILFRTKDELERFKHGIAEEPECSSMRFLFEGDLEISRLITLFQNDETSVLCAVSLWEGLDVPGPSLSSVIIWSLPFPPNDPVFMAKRSAAASPFEEVDLPYMLLRLRQGMGRLIRSSSDTGIVAILGEELHQREGVKEHITAVLPAGVELSESLV; this comes from the coding sequence TTGGACCGGTATCCGTTTACTTTTAATGCCGCAGAGCCGTTCATTGAGCAAGCCGGCGCATGGATCGCAGATGTGTTTTACGATATACTGCCTGAATACGGGTTCGAAGTTCGCGATGAGCAAATCTATATGGCTTTTCAATTAGAGCGGGCATTCGCGGAGAAAAGGACCATATTCGCAGAGGCCGGAGTAGGAACGGGGAAGACCCTCGTCTATCTGCTGTATGCCGTCTGCTATGCCCGATACATGCGCAAGCCTGTCATTATAGCCTGTGCGGACGAATCGCTCATTGAGCAGCTGGTCAAACCCGAGGGCGATATCGCAAAGCTTGCCGAGCATTTAGGGTTGATAATCGACGCAAGGCTTGGTAAATCCCCCGACCAATATGTATGCTTAACGAAGCTGGATGAAGCAAGACTGGATGAAGACGACGGGATGCTGTTCGAGGAGTTAAACAGGAGCTTGCCTGCTTTCGTCCATTCACACGCCGCATTGCAGACCTTTCATCCGTATGGCGACCGGAAGCAGTACTCGGACCTGAACGATAAACAATGGAATAAAATAAATTGGGACGCTTTCCAGGATTGCTTCGTCTGCGACAAGAGGCACCGCTGCGGACAAACGCTGTCTCGGGACCATTACCGCAAATCCGGCGATATCATCATTTGTTCCCACGACTATTATATGGAGCATGTGTGGACGTATGAAGGAAGGAAGCGGGAAGGCCAGCTGCCGCTGCTGCCGGAGCATTGCGCCGTTGTGTTCGATGAAGGTCATTTGCTGGAATCGGCCAGCCAGAAGGCACTGAGCTATAAGCTGAAGCATGCCGTATTCGAACAGCTGATAATCAGACTGCTCCAGGGAGAAATCCGGGAATCGCTTGCCGTGTTGATCGACGAGGCGATTGTCCGGAGTGAAATTATGTTTGCCGCCTTGGAGAGCCAAAGCAGAGAGATCCCCGGCTCGGAGCGAAAACAGATCCTTCTGAGCGACAGCTTGCTGGCGGATGTGCGCCGGTTTCGAGAGGTGGTCTCGGCGATCGAGGAGGAGCTTGTGTTCGAAAGTGAGCTGTACACTCTGAATCATTACCAGCTCCGTATCGTGGAGGAGCATCTGGAGATGATGCAGAAGGCTCTCAGTTTGTTTCAACATTCGAAAACCTTGATTTGCTGGCTGACGGAAAGCGGTGACGGACCAACCTTATCGATTATGCCGACAGAGGTTAAAGAGGTGCTGAAAGAGCATGTCTTCGCGGCAAGGATTCCGATTATCTTCTCATCTGCCACTTTGTCCGTCGAGGGGTCATTCCAATATGTCACGCACAGTCTCGGAATTGACGATTATTTATCATTCTCCGTAGACTCTCCATATGAGTATAAGCTCCAAATGAAAGTGGTCGCGCCCGACTGGTCCGAGGGAGGAACCTTCACCGAGAAAATGAATGCGGCCGTCCGGCTTCTGCATCGAACGGGCGGAAGGGCGTTGATTTTATTCCGAACAAAGGATGAGCTTGAGCGGTTTAAGCATGGAATCGCAGAAGAGCCCGAATGCAGCAGTATGCGCTTCTTGTTTGAAGGCGACCTGGAAATCAGCCGCTTGATCACTCTGTTTCAGAATGACGAGACGAGCGTGCTCTGTGCCGTCAGTCTGTGGGAAGGACTGGATGTACCCGGTCCGTCATTATCTAGCGTAATTATCTGGTCGCTGCCGTTTCCGCCAAACGATCCTGTCTTTATGGCTAAACGCAGTGCTGCGGCTTCGCCCTTCGAAGAGGTGGATCTGCCTTATATGCTGCTTCGTCTCAGACAAGGGATGGGTCGATTGATCCGGTCGAGTTCAGATACGGGGATCGTGGCCATACTAGGTGAGGAATTACATCAGCGTGAAGGGGTAAAGGAACACATTACCGCAGTGCTTCCCGCAGGCGTAGAACTCAGCGAATCGCTTGTTTAG
- a CDS encoding XdhC family protein: MDHYTILSAMGRLESPSVMATIIGVHGHSYRKAGAAMLLLQDGGKIGSISPGCLEADLLERTGEVLESGNHEIIEYNLNADEDAVWGESVGCGGAIRVLLEPVSGELQQIMRAVYERTTAGETVGLTRILGGRRIGYRISSDKPIAVMQRQTADWELRPDIRDSEFRLETFHSVFSPRPRLLIFGAGDDSIPVCELVGRIGFRIVVADWRASLCSSGRFPGAEIINGLPQAIIDRLRPAADDYALISSHQLQRDREMLEGLLPARLQYIGVLGSQSRIRQIFAGLSVTSNVRAPVGMAIGADGPQEIAVSIAAELIAVRSRLEASRKEGADLYQNRGYVSGGRSEQENGRSEAVHGAFSGRHPWEPGAS; this comes from the coding sequence GTGGATCATTATACTATTTTATCGGCTATGGGCCGATTGGAAAGCCCCTCCGTAATGGCTACCATAATCGGTGTGCATGGCCACTCGTATCGGAAAGCCGGAGCGGCAATGCTCTTGCTGCAGGATGGGGGCAAAATCGGCAGTATCAGCCCGGGATGTCTGGAAGCGGATTTACTGGAACGAACAGGTGAGGTTCTGGAATCAGGAAACCACGAAATAATCGAGTATAACTTAAACGCCGATGAGGATGCCGTTTGGGGAGAATCGGTCGGCTGCGGTGGCGCGATTCGTGTTCTGCTCGAGCCGGTATCCGGTGAGCTTCAGCAGATTATGCGGGCTGTGTATGAACGAACGACGGCAGGCGAGACAGTCGGGCTGACCAGAATACTAGGCGGGAGGAGGATCGGCTACCGGATTTCATCCGATAAACCGATCGCCGTCATGCAGCGCCAGACCGCGGATTGGGAGCTGCGCCCGGATATCAGGGATAGCGAGTTCCGCCTTGAAACGTTCCACTCTGTATTCTCGCCGCGACCGCGGCTTCTTATATTCGGTGCCGGCGACGACTCCATTCCTGTATGTGAATTGGTCGGCAGGATCGGGTTTCGAATAGTCGTTGCGGATTGGCGGGCCTCGCTGTGCAGCTCCGGACGATTTCCGGGTGCGGAGATCATTAACGGGCTGCCTCAAGCAATAATTGATAGGCTTCGGCCGGCAGCGGACGATTATGCGCTTATCAGCAGCCACCAGCTGCAGCGGGACCGAGAGATGCTCGAAGGGCTATTGCCGGCGCGGCTCCAATATATCGGCGTCCTGGGATCGCAAAGTAGGATTCGGCAGATCTTCGCGGGATTATCGGTAACCTCGAACGTGCGCGCACCGGTAGGTATGGCGATCGGGGCGGACGGCCCGCAGGAGATAGCGGTGAGCATTGCGGCAGAGCTGATCGCGGTACGTTCAAGACTAGAGGCGAGCCGGAAGGAAGGAGCGGATCTTTATCAAAATCGCGGGTATGTATCTGGCGGCCGGAGCGAGCAAGAGAATGGGAGAAGCGAAGCTGTCCATGGAGCTTTCTCCGGGCGTCACCCTTGGGAGCCTGGCGCTTCGTGA
- a CDS encoding NTP transferase domain-containing protein, whose amino-acid sequence MGEAKLSMELSPGVTLGSLALREMRACDLKPLAVVVRTDDPLLWLCDRNDRAGTLPKFRIVPGMQSHMGMSRSIRSGLEALLPDDPDAILIALADQPFVTASLLNRLISVYLEDPSVDYAASGQGTLAIPPVIVSRSMFSRLCQLEGDAGARHLFKSPDYRGVVVRYAAEWAFVDVDTQEEMDKAKMIWSELQAKAR is encoded by the coding sequence ATGGGAGAAGCGAAGCTGTCCATGGAGCTTTCTCCGGGCGTCACCCTTGGGAGCCTGGCGCTTCGTGAAATGCGGGCTTGTGATTTGAAGCCGCTGGCCGTCGTTGTCCGAACGGATGATCCGCTGCTGTGGCTCTGTGACCGGAATGATAGGGCTGGCACGCTGCCGAAGTTCCGCATCGTGCCTGGCATGCAATCTCATATGGGAATGTCGCGGTCAATCCGCAGCGGGCTCGAAGCGCTGCTGCCGGATGATCCCGACGCCATTCTAATCGCACTTGCAGACCAGCCCTTCGTTACTGCCTCACTCTTAAACCGGTTGATTTCCGTGTATCTCGAGGATCCTTCGGTCGATTATGCCGCCAGCGGTCAAGGCACTCTGGCCATCCCGCCAGTAATCGTAAGCAGGTCTATGTTTTCCCGGCTTTGCCAGCTGGAGGGGGACGCGGGTGCAAGACATCTGTTCAAATCGCCGGATTATCGCGGAGTCGTGGTGAGATATGCGGCCGAATGGGCATTTGTCGATGTAGATACGCAGGAAGAAATGGATAAAGCGAAAATGATTTGGTCGGAGCTGCAGGCCAAAGCAAGGTGA